One Campylobacter concisus DNA segment encodes these proteins:
- a CDS encoding Nif3-like dinuclear metal center hexameric protein has product MKIAEIYKNLDEICPFASQEGWDNSGLQVGSFDSKFERIYLSLDLDSELLQNVLPNSLIITHHPLIFKGLKRLDYSFYPSSLIREMMIKNISLISLHTNADLAFLNEKFVTQVLGLEISSKEGFLIYADVNMKFSELCKFVKEKLGLENLRAVHAKDEISKICICTGSGADIIQEVKADAFLTGDLKYHQALYAKENGLNLIDINHYESERYFSDFLAKYLQNLKIEVIISNSKNPFTYC; this is encoded by the coding sequence ATGAAAATAGCTGAAATTTATAAAAACTTAGATGAAATTTGCCCATTTGCGAGCCAAGAGGGCTGGGATAATAGCGGCCTGCAGGTTGGCTCATTTGACAGCAAATTTGAGCGAATTTATCTAAGCCTTGATCTTGATAGCGAGCTTTTGCAAAATGTCTTGCCAAACTCGCTCATCATCACCCATCATCCGCTCATTTTTAAGGGGTTAAAGCGCCTAGACTACAGCTTTTATCCAAGCTCGCTCATAAGAGAGATGATGATAAAAAATATCTCGCTCATCTCGCTTCACACAAACGCTGACCTTGCATTTTTAAATGAAAAATTTGTGACGCAGGTTTTGGGGCTTGAAATTTCAAGCAAAGAGGGCTTTTTGATCTACGCTGATGTGAATATGAAATTTAGCGAGCTTTGTAAATTTGTAAAAGAAAAACTTGGGTTAGAAAATTTAAGAGCCGTTCATGCAAAAGATGAAATTTCTAAAATTTGCATCTGCACTGGAAGCGGCGCAGATATCATCCAAGAGGTCAAAGCAGACGCCTTTTTAACGGGCGATCTAAAGTATCACCAAGCCCTTTATGCAAAGGAAAATGGACTAAATTTGATTGACATAAACCACTATGAAAGTGAGCGTTATTTTAGTGATTTTTTAGCAAAATATTTGCAAAATCTAAAAATTGAAGTTATAATAAGCAATTCTAAAAACCCATTTACATATTGCTAA
- the glyQ gene encoding glycine--tRNA ligase subunit alpha produces the protein MTFSQIILTLQNYWQEQGCVILQPYDMPAGAGTYHQATFLRSLGPKPWATAYVAPSRRPTDGRYGENPNRLGAYYQFQVLIKPSPENIQELYLKSLERLGLNLKNHDIRFVEDNWESPTLGAWGLGWEVWLDGMEVTQFTYFQQVGGIACELISGEITYGLERLAMYLQDVNSVYDIVWDDSNGNIVTYADVHKQGEYEWSKYNFEVANVDMLFNQFENAFNECKRCLEAKISLPAYDYCMLAAHTFNVLDARGAISVTQRQDYILKIRELAKECALTYKESLEQK, from the coding sequence ATGACATTTTCACAAATAATACTAACGCTTCAAAACTATTGGCAAGAGCAAGGCTGCGTCATACTTCAGCCATACGACATGCCAGCAGGTGCTGGCACATATCACCAAGCGACATTTTTAAGAAGCCTTGGACCAAAGCCCTGGGCGACTGCATACGTAGCTCCAAGCCGCCGTCCGACTGATGGCAGATACGGCGAAAACCCAAACCGCCTTGGCGCTTACTATCAGTTTCAAGTGCTTATAAAACCAAGCCCAGAGAACATCCAAGAGCTTTATCTAAAAAGCCTTGAAAGACTTGGTTTAAATTTGAAAAATCACGACATCCGCTTTGTCGAAGACAACTGGGAGAGCCCTACACTTGGCGCTTGGGGGCTTGGCTGGGAGGTCTGGCTAGATGGTATGGAGGTCACGCAATTTACCTATTTTCAACAAGTTGGCGGCATCGCCTGCGAGCTCATATCTGGCGAGATAACATACGGCCTTGAGCGCTTAGCTATGTATCTACAAGACGTAAATAGCGTCTATGACATCGTTTGGGACGACTCTAATGGCAACATCGTAACCTACGCTGATGTGCATAAACAAGGCGAATATGAGTGGAGTAAATATAACTTTGAAGTGGCAAACGTTGATATGCTTTTTAACCAGTTTGAAAACGCATTTAACGAGTGCAAACGCTGCTTGGAGGCTAAAATTTCACTGCCAGCCTACGACTACTGCATGCTTGCAGCTCATACATTTAACGTCCTTGACGCGCGCGGAGCGATCAGCGTGACGCAAAGACAAGACTACATCTTAAAAATTCGCGAGCTAGCCAAAGAGTGCGCGCTAACATATAAAGAGAGCTTAGAGCAAAAGTAA
- a CDS encoding GyrI-like domain-containing protein: protein MKIINLDDGFEIYGVKTRTKNEDEIGDEGKIPALWSKFMSEYYDGKSEIYSVYCNYESDLNGHYDNFIGIRSHQKGDENLKIQSGKYALFSFANEPQNVAQFWGEIWRYFESSELERAYKTDFEKYLKNKIEIYISIK from the coding sequence ATGAAGATTATAAATTTAGATGATGGTTTTGAAATTTACGGAGTAAAAACTCGCACTAAAAATGAAGACGAGATAGGCGATGAGGGTAAAATCCCAGCTTTATGGTCTAAATTTATGAGTGAATACTATGATGGCAAGAGTGAAATTTATAGCGTTTACTGCAACTACGAAAGTGATCTTAATGGACATTATGATAACTTCATCGGCATAAGATCGCACCAAAAAGGTGATGAAAATTTAAAGATACAAAGTGGAAAATATGCTCTTTTTAGTTTTGCAAATGAGCCACAAAATGTTGCACAATTTTGGGGTGAAATTTGGAGATATTTTGAAAGTAGTGAGCTAGAAAGAGCCTATAAAACAGACTTTGAAAAATACCTAAAAAATAAAATAGAAATTTATATATCAATAAAATAA
- a CDS encoding DUF3972 domain-containing protein — protein sequence MQTYLGVDEFCKLVHLEREVIEDMINRGVLKTKEENGEILIEASEGTMSVVPSVSQNLSLQPQSQDGFTFVEKTIGTILNLHEKVLDAKDETLETLRNENKFLKEALISMQELYDEDRKTVETLTKQLKISQDEVEFLKRKYKLMWNQAVENFNGQK from the coding sequence GTGCAGACCTATCTTGGAGTTGATGAATTTTGCAAACTTGTGCACTTGGAGCGCGAAGTTATCGAGGATATGATAAATCGTGGCGTTTTGAAAACCAAAGAGGAAAATGGAGAAATTTTGATAGAAGCGAGCGAGGGAACGATGAGCGTGGTGCCTAGTGTTTCGCAAAATTTATCCTTGCAGCCGCAAAGCCAAGATGGTTTTACCTTTGTCGAAAAGACGATCGGCACGATACTAAATTTACACGAAAAGGTGCTTGACGCAAAAGATGAGACGCTTGAGACCTTAAGAAATGAGAATAAATTTTTAAAAGAGGCACTCATTTCGATGCAAGAGCTCTATGACGAGGATAGAAAAACGGTCGAAACACTTACAAAACAGCTTAAAATTTCACAAGATGAAGTTGAGTTTTTAAAACGAAAATACAAGCTCATGTGGAACCAAGCGGTTGAAAATTTTAACGGACAAAAGTAG